Proteins encoded within one genomic window of Thioploca ingrica:
- a CDS encoding secreted protein, translating to MRNVFTWTAIVASLLVMQLAQAASICDIKMGLQTARENLVAMLDAADKAAQEDLKKKVDEASTALETALEAMLGDAKTAEDNKGKLNKFKETWTALKDTREKEIVPAIYAGKKADAKALATGIQAERMTTLKGLIKELGGDDCKAAK from the coding sequence ATGAGAAATGTATTTACTTGGACAGCAATAGTCGCTTCTTTATTAGTCATGCAATTAGCACAAGCTGCATCGATCTGTGATATCAAAATGGGATTGCAAACGGCGCGTGAGAATTTGGTAGCCATGTTGGATGCTGCAGATAAGGCTGCTCAAGAGGACTTGAAAAAGAAAGTTGATGAGGCTTCAACAGCCCTAGAAACGGCGCTGGAAGCTATGCTAGGTGACGCCAAAACCGCAGAAGATAACAAAGGTAAGCTTAACAAATTTAAAGAAACCTGGACTGCACTTAAAGACACTCGGGAAAAAGAAATTGTGCCAGCCATTTATGCCGGCAAGAAAGCGGATGCTAAAGCTTTAGCAACTGGAATTCAAGCGGAACGAATGACAACCCTGAAAGGTTTGATTAAGGAATTAGGTGGTGATGATTGCAAAGCCGCTAAATAG
- a CDS encoding nitric-oxide reductase, giving the protein MSSEIFTKSMARNIYYGGSLFFILLFLALTFDTGSALPNRDHRENLTPEVIKGKAVWEENNCIGCHTILGEGAYYAPELGNVYLRRGGDQGGTDFIKAWIKAMPTGAPGRRQMPQFNLTDEELNAIAAFLKWTSQINTANWPPNREG; this is encoded by the coding sequence ATGAGTAGTGAAATATTCACTAAATCTATGGCACGCAATATTTATTATGGCGGTTCGCTGTTTTTTATTTTATTATTTCTAGCCTTAACTTTTGATACTGGCAGTGCCTTACCCAATCGTGATCATCGGGAAAACCTTACCCCTGAAGTCATCAAAGGTAAGGCGGTATGGGAAGAAAATAACTGTATTGGTTGCCATACCATACTAGGGGAAGGTGCTTATTATGCACCAGAACTCGGCAATGTTTACTTACGTCGCGGTGGTGATCAAGGTGGCACTGATTTCATTAAAGCTTGGATTAAGGCGATGCCCACCGGTGCCCCAGGACGCCGTCAGATGCCGCAATTTAATCTCACTGACGAAGAATTAAATGCCATTGCTGCATTTTTAAAGTGGACTTCACAAATAAATACCGCCAATTGGCCACCGAATCGTGAAGGTTAA
- a CDS encoding nitric-oxide reductase subunit B produces MQYSSQAVAKPYFIAAIGLFVGQILFGLIMGLQYVVGDFLFPAIPFNIARMVHTNLLIVWILFGFMGAAYYLIPEEAEKELHSPLLAIALFWIFLIAGVLTILGYLLMSYAKLAAFTGNSFLPTMGREFLEQPTITKVGIVIVVLGFIYNIGMTVLQGRKTVVNLVLMTGLIGLAVMFLFSFYNPSNLVLDKYYWWWVVHLWVEGVWELILGSILAFVLIKVTGVDREVIEKWLYVIIAMALITGIIGTGHHYYWIGTPEYWQWWGSVFSALEPLPFFLMTVFAFNMVNRRRREHPNKAATLWALGTAVMAFLGAGVWGFLHTLAPINYYTHGTQITAAHGHMSFFGAYAMIVLTIISYAMPLLRGRAANSNKAQVLEMWSFWLMTISMVFITLFLTAAGILQVYLQRATDTPLAFMAVQEKVALFYWLREISGLIFFIGLVIYLISFFVTGEQKSAVPAGATATN; encoded by the coding sequence ATGCAATATTCCTCACAAGCTGTCGCTAAACCCTATTTTATTGCTGCTATTGGTCTTTTTGTAGGACAAATTTTATTTGGTCTTATTATGGGTTTACAGTATGTCGTTGGTGATTTTCTTTTCCCGGCGATACCCTTTAATATTGCCCGGATGGTTCATACCAACTTATTGATTGTTTGGATATTATTTGGGTTTATGGGGGCTGCCTACTATTTGATTCCGGAAGAAGCAGAAAAGGAATTACACAGTCCTTTGTTAGCCATCGCCCTATTTTGGATATTTTTAATTGCTGGGGTGTTGACAATTTTAGGCTATCTCTTGATGTCGTATGCGAAATTAGCTGCTTTTACGGGAAATAGTTTTTTACCCACGATGGGACGAGAATTTTTGGAACAACCGACTATCACCAAAGTTGGGATTGTCATTGTGGTATTAGGGTTCATCTACAATATCGGTATGACTGTGTTACAAGGTCGAAAAACAGTAGTCAATCTGGTCCTAATGACCGGGTTAATTGGCTTAGCGGTGATGTTCCTCTTTTCTTTCTATAATCCTTCCAATTTAGTGTTAGATAAATATTATTGGTGGTGGGTAGTTCACCTCTGGGTAGAAGGCGTATGGGAACTGATTTTAGGGAGCATTTTAGCTTTCGTGTTAATTAAAGTAACCGGCGTGGATCGTGAAGTGATTGAAAAGTGGCTTTATGTGATTATTGCGATGGCTTTAATTACTGGGATTATTGGGACGGGACACCATTATTATTGGATTGGTACTCCTGAATATTGGCAATGGTGGGGTTCCGTTTTTTCTGCTTTAGAACCGCTGCCGTTCTTCTTAATGACCGTATTTGCTTTTAATATGGTCAATCGCCGCCGTCGTGAACATCCCAATAAAGCAGCTACTTTGTGGGCATTAGGAACAGCCGTTATGGCCTTTTTGGGTGCTGGAGTATGGGGATTTTTACACACCCTCGCCCCCATCAACTACTACACGCATGGCACTCAGATTACAGCGGCTCATGGTCACATGTCGTTTTTTGGGGCTTATGCCATGATTGTACTCACTATTATTTCTTATGCCATGCCGCTGTTACGTGGACGCGCTGCTAATAGTAATAAAGCCCAAGTTTTAGAAATGTGGTCGTTTTGGTTAATGACTATTTCAATGGTTTTCATTACTTTGTTTCTCACCGCTGCGGGTATTTTGCAAGTGTATTTACAACGTGCTACTGATACACCACTCGCTTTTATGGCGGTTCAAGAAAAAGTAGCTTTATTCTACTGGTTACGTGAAATATCCGGCTTGATATTTTTTATCGGGTTAGTGATTTATCTCATCAGCTTCTTTGTGACTGGCGAACAGAAATCAGCAGTGCCGGCGGGTGCTACTGCAACGAATTAA
- a CDS encoding ATPase AAA: MGIAENLAALPTQSTADLPYYRPIGNEVTLFEYAYRHQLPVLIKGPTGCGKTRFVSYMAARLGRSLYTVACHDDLAAADLVGRYLIGHNSTYWSDGPLTRAVREGAICYLDEIVEARKDTTVVLHPLTDDRRILPIDRTNELLHAPPEFMLVVSYNPGYQNLLKGMKPSTRQRFIALRFDYPPRQLEQEILIGETQIDNALAVRLVNLAQALRALKDHDIEEAVSTRLLVYTATLIKNGFDPVAACQAALVEPLSDDKETITALMEVVLASFGR; this comes from the coding sequence ATGGGCATAGCAGAAAATCTAGCGGCGCTACCGACTCAAAGTACAGCCGATCTTCCCTATTATCGACCGATTGGTAATGAAGTTACGCTATTTGAATATGCTTATCGTCACCAATTGCCAGTCTTAATTAAAGGTCCTACCGGCTGTGGCAAAACGCGGTTTGTGAGTTATATGGCGGCTCGGTTAGGTCGTTCGCTGTATACCGTTGCTTGCCATGATGATTTAGCCGCAGCCGATCTAGTTGGACGATATTTAATTGGTCATAATTCCACTTACTGGAGTGATGGGCCACTCACTCGTGCCGTGCGTGAAGGTGCGATTTGTTATCTCGATGAAATCGTGGAAGCGCGTAAAGATACTACGGTGGTGTTGCATCCCCTCACCGATGACCGCCGGATTTTGCCCATTGATCGGACTAATGAATTGCTACATGCACCGCCCGAATTTATGCTCGTGGTTTCCTATAATCCCGGTTATCAAAATTTACTCAAAGGGATGAAACCCAGTACTCGTCAACGATTTATCGCTTTGCGTTTCGATTATCCGCCTCGTCAACTCGAGCAGGAAATTCTTATTGGTGAAACGCAAATAGATAATGCCCTCGCGGTGCGTTTGGTCAATTTAGCACAGGCGTTACGGGCACTTAAAGATCATGATATAGAAGAAGCGGTTTCTACTCGGCTACTGGTTTATACTGCTACGTTGATCAAAAATGGTTTTGATCCGGTAGCCGCTTGTCAAGCCGCTCTCGTTGAACCACTGAGTGATGATAAAGAAACCATAACTGCACTGATGGAAGTTGTATTAGCTTCTTTTGGGAGGTAA
- a CDS encoding iron-sulfur cluster-binding protein, whose protein sequence is MLSLQQQRLVWRSSFFLLFILAPPLDLLRLDLTLGHFILLGQNWTLGLESLVTGEVSPLHAAINLIWRAFIPLAIVVGGGIGVAWKYGRLYCGWLCPHFSVVEMINGLMRRASGKPTLWEAKPLPVELPNGKKIQPQRRYWLLVVIAIIGFAFLWGLTLLTYLLPPTEIYYNLWHGQLTRNQTIFLSVSTTVFALEFLLARHLFCRFGCAVGLFKSLAWMGNHQAMVVDFDRQRARLCADCQSACDNACPMRLKPRSIKRKKFTCTQCAQCISACAQVQINHPQGSLLTWAQDEKALNTIGYDSKPGKYYPAHLMLTEPWKNK, encoded by the coding sequence ATGCTATCTCTACAACAACAACGGTTGGTGTGGCGAAGTAGTTTCTTTCTGCTTTTTATATTGGCACCGCCCTTAGACCTGTTGCGGTTAGATTTGACCTTAGGACATTTCATTCTTTTGGGTCAAAATTGGACTTTGGGTCTCGAATCATTGGTAACCGGTGAAGTCAGTCCACTCCACGCAGCGATTAATTTAATTTGGCGGGCCTTTATTCCCTTAGCCATCGTAGTCGGTGGTGGTATTGGGGTGGCGTGGAAATATGGGCGACTTTATTGTGGTTGGCTTTGCCCTCATTTTTCAGTAGTAGAAATGATTAATGGCTTAATGCGGCGCGCTTCTGGTAAACCCACGTTATGGGAAGCTAAACCCTTACCGGTAGAATTGCCTAATGGTAAGAAAATTCAACCGCAGCGCCGCTACTGGTTACTGGTCGTTATCGCCATTATTGGGTTTGCTTTTTTATGGGGGTTAACCTTACTCACTTATTTATTACCACCCACCGAAATCTATTATAACCTGTGGCACGGGCAACTCACTCGTAATCAGACGATTTTTCTCAGTGTGAGCACCACTGTTTTTGCCTTGGAATTTCTCCTCGCTCGGCATTTATTTTGTCGCTTTGGTTGTGCAGTTGGTTTGTTCAAGAGTCTCGCGTGGATGGGCAATCACCAAGCCATGGTAGTCGATTTTGATCGCCAGCGGGCGCGTCTCTGTGCCGATTGCCAGAGTGCTTGTGATAACGCTTGTCCGATGCGCCTCAAACCACGCTCGATCAAACGCAAAAAATTTACCTGTACTCAATGTGCTCAATGTATCAGTGCTTGTGCGCAGGTGCAAATCAATCATCCGCAAGGATCATTATTAACTTGGGCACAAGATGAAAAGGCTTTGAATACCATCGGCTATGACTCTAAACCTGGAAAATATTATCCCGCTCATTTAATGCTGACCGAACCGTGGAAGAACAAGTAG
- a CDS encoding von Willebrand factor type A, which translates to MEEQVGQLWHRFITRAATTHYPAATVELTAVSRTVGVLFRAGGGDAGLRIEATTATTHGARRSWLQRLAGSHQQVELCWRDTEALRLPAQINWFPERQLNYDLYLWLAVLAAGPTDLNLPWFSLNQQLTQDRLTRFPGLQSRYERLVAAQLALRPDPQQLPTDEAAQELAIQQALRQPGSVTELPPAKRPHQPVYLWLHPSPPLLPNQSSKISTPEATSTPQTRNNTQKVNRRRRGEYTPMPDGKKGLLAFRLESLFTLAEYVKVDRCTDEEEDTQAAKQALDDLEQVSVARDNQTAAASLRFDLDLPAPTHDNTRIGEGILLPEWDYKRQQLRPDYCCLQPMLAAAAPPVELPPHLRRTAQRLRHQFEALIPTRTWYKNQPEGSEIDLDAYLRQLTEYRQGKMDVERGLYRDFRRGSRNLACLLLADLSLSTDAWINNTARVIDIIRDSLFLFAEALATTGDQFALYGFSSRHRSHIRFHILKEFTQTYNALIRGRIQAIKPDFYTRMGAAIRHASSLLRQQPASQHLLLLLTDGKPNDLDQYEGRYGIEDTRMALHEARKQGLQPFCVTIDETASDYLPHLFGTQSYVVIRKPSDLPRELPLLYARLTQAK; encoded by the coding sequence GTGGAAGAACAAGTAGGTCAACTTTGGCACCGTTTCATCACCCGTGCGGCTACCACGCATTACCCCGCAGCGACAGTAGAATTAACTGCAGTGAGTCGCACGGTAGGCGTATTGTTTCGTGCGGGTGGCGGTGATGCTGGATTACGAATTGAAGCGACTACAGCGACAACCCACGGTGCCAGACGGAGCTGGTTACAACGCTTGGCTGGAAGTCATCAACAAGTGGAATTATGCTGGCGTGATACCGAAGCTTTACGCTTACCGGCACAGATTAATTGGTTTCCAGAACGGCAACTGAATTATGACTTATATTTATGGCTCGCGGTATTAGCGGCCGGACCAACGGATCTCAATTTACCCTGGTTCTCCCTAAATCAACAACTGACTCAAGACCGACTGACCCGTTTTCCAGGCTTACAAAGCCGTTATGAGCGGCTCGTTGCGGCACAATTGGCTTTACGTCCCGATCCGCAGCAGTTGCCAACAGATGAGGCGGCTCAAGAACTAGCCATTCAACAGGCTTTACGTCAACCCGGCAGTGTGACCGAACTACCCCCGGCTAAACGTCCTCATCAGCCGGTCTATCTTTGGTTACATCCTTCACCACCCCTTCTCCCCAATCAGTCAAGCAAAATCTCTACTCCAGAAGCAACGAGTACACCCCAAACCCGTAACAATACTCAAAAGGTGAATCGCCGGCGCCGGGGTGAGTACACCCCTATGCCTGATGGTAAAAAAGGCTTACTTGCTTTTCGCTTAGAAAGCCTATTTACGTTAGCTGAATATGTCAAAGTCGATCGTTGCACCGATGAAGAAGAAGATACCCAAGCGGCTAAACAAGCCTTAGACGACCTGGAACAAGTGAGTGTAGCGCGAGATAACCAAACGGCTGCTGCCTCGTTACGTTTTGATCTCGATTTACCCGCACCAACGCATGACAACACGCGGATTGGTGAAGGAATTTTACTGCCAGAATGGGATTATAAACGACAACAATTACGTCCAGATTACTGTTGTCTGCAACCTATGCTAGCCGCCGCTGCACCCCCCGTCGAATTACCACCGCACTTAAGACGAACCGCACAACGATTACGCCACCAATTTGAAGCCTTAATTCCGACCCGAACTTGGTATAAAAATCAACCCGAAGGCAGTGAAATTGATTTAGACGCTTACTTACGACAACTCACTGAATATCGCCAAGGAAAAATGGATGTCGAACGTGGACTTTACCGTGATTTTCGCCGTGGCTCTCGCAATTTAGCTTGCTTATTGCTGGCGGATCTATCACTTTCTACCGATGCGTGGATTAACAATACCGCCCGAGTTATTGATATCATTCGAGATAGTTTGTTTTTATTTGCCGAAGCACTGGCTACGACGGGAGATCAATTTGCTCTGTACGGGTTTTCCTCTCGCCATCGCAGTCACATTCGCTTTCACATCCTCAAAGAATTTACTCAAACTTACAATGCCCTCATCCGCGGTCGAATTCAGGCGATTAAACCTGATTTCTATACGCGTATGGGAGCAGCTATCCGTCATGCGAGTAGCTTACTCCGTCAACAACCGGCTTCCCAACACCTGTTGCTGCTCTTAACCGACGGCAAGCCCAATGATCTCGATCAATACGAAGGTCGTTACGGAATAGAAGACACGCGCATGGCTTTGCATGAAGCCCGTAAACAAGGATTACAACCTTTTTGTGTCACCATTGATGAAACCGCGAGTGATTATTTACCCCATCTGTTTGGTACCCAGAGCTATGTCGTCATCCGTAAACCCTCGGATTTACCAAGAGAATTGCCGCTGTTGTATGCACGGTTGACGCAAGCAAAGTAA
- a CDS encoding radical SAM domain-containing protein, translated as MCDSLYVKANGELPCWDDVGEALILRTVDEPALLMQQESPLFDFPALVKIRQAFLAGSNPHQHLCSHCAVRGHGLVTSLYPKIMRVLHIEPSYLCQLACPQCVEPQSRRHLKKPPYNMSLSFYQALLQQLHKEGILTIRLVHFEGRGEPLLNKNLGQMIGCTKEYYPNAFTKVTSHGNFPFQAWMLESGLDLLRLSVDGAFEESYVKYRIGGHLPKVFELMRTIRDHKRYSNSRLRVEWKYILFEWNDSDEEIGAAARLADELEVDLRFCLTHSPGKSTRFHNMAVLRDTLAVLAPHATLSLTFQLKSEPNDADIGHLIAEHSEALLLSALRHFRGGETQAGQAGLIEALTFDPGLPATQLAIGVDNLLKAHLQPILSTAKYPSTLSALANIALVVNNWKAAEQLFQGYLKLAPQAPDRNKVEQKLLELKANYHYQDFDTI; from the coding sequence ATGTGTGATAGCCTTTACGTCAAGGCTAATGGTGAATTACCTTGCTGGGATGATGTGGGAGAAGCCTTAATTTTGCGTACCGTTGATGAACCAGCGCTACTTATGCAGCAAGAATCACCCTTATTTGACTTCCCGGCTCTAGTCAAAATAAGACAAGCTTTTCTCGCCGGTAGCAATCCCCATCAGCACTTATGTTCACATTGTGCGGTGCGTGGACATGGCTTGGTCACTTCGCTTTATCCCAAAATAATGAGAGTGTTACATATTGAACCTTCTTACCTTTGTCAACTTGCTTGTCCACAATGTGTAGAGCCCCAATCTCGCCGCCATCTCAAAAAACCGCCTTATAATATGAGTTTATCGTTTTACCAAGCCCTCTTACAACAACTCCATAAGGAAGGGATTTTAACTATTCGTCTGGTTCATTTTGAAGGACGTGGGGAACCCTTATTAAATAAAAATTTGGGTCAAATGATTGGTTGTACCAAAGAGTATTATCCAAATGCGTTTACGAAGGTAACGAGTCATGGCAATTTTCCCTTTCAAGCTTGGATGTTAGAAAGTGGTCTTGATTTGCTACGACTTTCCGTTGACGGTGCGTTTGAAGAAAGCTATGTGAAATATCGAATTGGTGGCCATCTACCTAAAGTATTTGAACTCATGCGTACCATTCGTGACCATAAACGCTACTCTAATAGCCGGTTGCGGGTCGAATGGAAATATATTCTCTTTGAATGGAATGATAGTGATGAGGAAATTGGTGCAGCGGCTCGCTTGGCTGATGAATTAGAAGTTGACCTGCGGTTTTGCCTGACCCATTCTCCGGGTAAATCAACCCGTTTTCACAATATGGCGGTTTTGAGAGATACTTTAGCGGTGTTGGCCCCACATGCGACTTTATCACTGACTTTTCAATTAAAATCAGAGCCAAATGATGCTGATATTGGACACTTGATAGCGGAGCATTCCGAAGCGCTGTTACTTTCAGCACTAAGACATTTTCGCGGCGGTGAAACGCAAGCGGGTCAAGCCGGTTTAATTGAAGCTTTAACTTTTGATCCGGGTTTGCCAGCGACTCAATTAGCAATCGGCGTTGATAATCTGCTTAAAGCACATCTTCAGCCTATCCTTTCCACCGCTAAATATCCAAGTACTTTAAGTGCGTTGGCTAACATCGCCTTGGTTGTTAACAACTGGAAGGCTGCTGAACAATTATTTCAAGGCTATCTCAAGCTTGCGCCACAAGCACCGGATCGCAACAAAGTTGAGCAAAAGTTGCTTGAATTGAAAGCGAATTATCATTACCAAGATTTTGATACCATATAG
- a CDS encoding cytochrome c5 → MTLSTIKDIKKIFLLTMIFTTGCGNKPDLSRFDLVKGEQIYNNTCIACHLAGMSSAAPKIGNQRDWAERINKGMETLFNHSLNGFNDMPPRGGKPNLSDEEMKDAVAYMVSKSW, encoded by the coding sequence ATGACCTTAAGCACAATAAAGGATATTAAGAAAATTTTCTTATTAACAATGATTTTTACAACCGGATGTGGTAACAAACCCGATCTAAGTCGTTTCGATTTAGTTAAAGGTGAACAAATTTATAATAATACGTGTATCGCCTGCCATTTAGCCGGTATGTCTAGTGCTGCACCGAAAATAGGCAACCAACGCGACTGGGCAGAACGGATTAATAAAGGAATGGAAACACTATTTAATCATAGCTTAAATGGTTTTAACGATATGCCACCACGAGGTGGTAAACCCAATTTATCCGATGAAGAAATGAAAGATGCGGTCGCCTATATGGTATCAAAATCTTGGTAA
- a CDS encoding transcription factor, MBF1, with the protein MQVYEKIRLLRRLKGWSQEEMAHHLEMSVSGYGGMERGETDIPLSRLQLIAKVFEVSLPEFFDLNEKNICYVGDNNTLTYSSQINFLSPHSIALQYELEKSRLLLEQQTKEIELLRQQNTDLRAMMRLLQLETK; encoded by the coding sequence ATGCAGGTCTACGAGAAAATCCGATTACTGCGTCGACTCAAAGGCTGGTCACAGGAGGAAATGGCTCATCATTTGGAGATGTCAGTGAGTGGTTACGGTGGCATGGAACGCGGTGAAACGGATATTCCGTTGTCAAGATTGCAACTCATTGCTAAGGTATTTGAAGTTAGTTTACCAGAGTTTTTTGATTTAAATGAGAAAAATATTTGCTACGTTGGAGATAATAATACCCTGACTTATTCATCACAAATCAATTTTCTGTCTCCTCATTCAATCGCACTCCAATACGAACTTGAAAAATCCCGCCTCCTACTCGAACAGCAAACCAAAGAAATTGAATTACTCCGACAACAAAATACCGATTTAAGAGCCATGATGAGGTTGTTGCAACTAGAAACAAAGTAA